GGGCGAGATCGTGGGCGTGTTCTCGTTCCACCACCTGCATCCCGGGCGGCAGTGGAGCAACGAGGATGAGGTCCTGGTGCTGGGCGCGGCCGATCTGGTCGCGCTCGAATTGGAGCGTTCCGGCCGGCGCGCGATCGAGGCGAGCGAGGCCGCGCGCGCGCAGCGTCTCGCGCGCCAGCACCGCGCGCTCTCCCGCGCCGCCTTCTGCCCGGAGCTGCGCGGCGGGCAACTCGACGGCGCGTTCCGCGAATTGTGCCTCGTCAGCACCGAGGCGCTGGATGTGGTGCGGGCCAGCGTGTGGCTCGTGCGTCCGGGCGAGAACCGGCTCTGGCTGATGAACGAGCACGACATCGTGCGCGGCGGACACTCGCAGGGCGCGCAGATCGAACTCGCGCAGATCGCCGGCTACTGGTCCGCGCTCGCCACCGGGCGGCGCGTGGCGGCGGCGGATGCGCTGCGCGACCCGCGCACGGCGGAGCTCGTCGCCAGCCGGCTGCAGCCGCGCGGCGTGGCGGCGCTGCTCGACGCGGGCATTTTCTCGCGCGGCGAGCTGGTGGGCGTGGTGTGCTTCGAACACGCGACCGCCACGCGCGTGTGGGAGCCGGAGGAGGAAATCTTTGCCTCGGCGATCGCCGACCTCGCCGCGCTGGCGCTCGAGGCTTCCGCGCGGCAGCTCGCCGAGGACGAGATGGAGCGCTCCCGGCGCCGCCTCCAGCTGCTCATCGACGGCACGCCGCTGGCCGCCATCGACTGGAATCGCCAGCTGCGCATCATCGGCTGGAACCCAGCCGCCGAACGCATGTTCGGCCGCACGCGCGCCGAAGTCCTCGGCTTGGACGGTTTCTGGATGGTTTCGGAACAGGACCGCGCGCGACTCAGCGGCGCGTGGCGCGAATTGCTCGCCGGCCGCGCCTACTTCGTGACCCGTTTCGAAAACCGCCGCGCCGACGGCGAGACCGTGATCTGCGACTGGCACAACACGCTGCTGCGCGACGTCGACGGCGAGGTCATGGGCGTCACCTCGCTGGTCGAGGACGTCACCGATCGCGTCCGCGCGGAGGAACAGATTCGCCAGCTCAACGCCAGCCTCGAGGCGCGGGTCGCCGCCCGCACCGCCGAACTGGCCGCAGCCAACGACAAGCTCAAGGAGCTCGACCGCCTCAAATCGGAGTTCCTCGCCACCATGAGCCACGAGCTGCGCACGCCGCTGAACTCCATCATCGGCTTCACCGGCATCCTGAAGGAAGGCATGGCCGGCCCCGTGAACGACGAGCAGCGCAAACAGCTCGCGCTCGTCTACGGTTCCGCGCGCCACCTCCTCTCGCTCATCAACGACCTGCTCGACCTCTCGCGCATCGAGGCGGGCCGGCTCCAGCTCGAGGCGAAGGAGTTCGCCGCCGGCGCCGTCCTGCGCGAATGCGTCGAATCGCTCGCGCCCATGGTGCGGCTGAAGGCGCTCGAGTGCCGCGTCGACGATCGCGCGCCCGGGCTCGTGCTGCGCAGCGACCGGAAGCGTTTCCTCCAGATCGTGATGAACCTCGCCAACAACGCGGTGAAGTTCACCGATCGCGGCAGCGTCGTGATCGAGATCGAGCGCGCCGGCGACAACGCGCTGCTGCGCGTGACCGACACCGGCCCCGGCATCGACGCCGAGGCGCAGGCGCGGTTGTTCCGGGCGTTCAGCCAGCTCGACGGCTCCGCGCGCCGCCACCACGAGGGCACCGGCCTCGGCCTCTACCTCTGCCGCAAACTCGCGCACCTGCTCGGCGGCGAAATCGGCGTGGAGAGCGAAGTCGGCCGCGGCTCCTCGTTCTGGGTGCGGCTCCCGCTGGTGGCGCCCTTCGCCGGCCGCACCGACAACAGCATTCCCCCATGGTCGTGAAACCCCGCGTGCTCCTCGTCGAAGACAACCCCGCGAACGTCTACCTCGCGACGTTCCTGCTGGAGCAACACGGCTTCCTCGTCGACCTCGCCCGCAACGGCGTCGAGTGCCTCGCGCGCGTGCGCGCCGGTCCGCCGCCCGCCGTCGTGCTCATGGATCTGCAGATGCCGATCATGGATGGCTACGAGACCGCGCGCGAACTGCTCGCCGATCCGGAGACCGCCCGCCTGCCGCTCGTCGCCGTGACTGCCTACGCCATGGCCGGCGACCGCGAGAAGGCCCTCGCGATCGGCTTCCGCGATTACATCGAGAAACCTTTCGACCCGCTCACCTTCGCGGCGCGCGTCGCGACTCACCTGCCCTCCCCCGCATGAAAATCCTCATCGCCGACGACCTGGCCCAGAACCGCTACATGCTCGAGCAACTGCTCACGGCATCGGGGCATCGCTGCGTATCCGTCGCGAACGGACGCGATGGACTCGAACGCCTGCGCGCGGAGGGCTTCGACGTCGTCGTCTCCGACATCCTCATGCCGGTGATGGATGGCTTCCAGTTCTGCCGCGAAGTGAAGTCCGACACCGCGCTGCGCGCCGTGCCGTTCCTTTTCTACACCGCGACCTACACCGGGCCGGCCGACATCGAGTTCGGCCTGCAACTCGGCGCCGCCGCCTACCTCATCAAGCCCGCCGAACCCGAGGCGATCCTCGCGGCGTTGAACAACCTCGCCGCGCCCGCCACCACCCCGCCGCCCCCGGCCGATCCCGCCGACTATCTCGCGCAATACAACGCCCGCCTCGTGCAGAAACTCGAGAGCAAGATGCACGAGCTCGAGCGCGCCAACGCCGAGCTGCTCCGCACCAACCTCGCGCTCAGCGAGGAAGTCGGCCGCCGCCGCGCCGCCGAGCGCAGCGCCCGCGCCGCGTCCGCATTGCAGCACGCCACGCTCGAAAGCACGGCGGACGGCATCCTCGCCGTCGACGCCCGCGGTCGCATCGTCGCGTGGAACCGGAGCTTCGCCGAACTGTGGGGATTGCCCGCCACGGAGCTGCCGACCACGTCGTTCTCCTCGCTCGTGGCGAGCTTGTGCGCGCAAGCCGCCGACCCGGGCGCCTGCGCGCTGGCCTGGCGCGAACGCGCCAGCGGCGGCGATTCCGCGGGCCCGGAAACGATCTGGCTCGCCGACGGCCGCGTCTTCGAACGGCTCTCCCGTCCGCTCGCCGGCGACGACGCCGGCCCGGGACGCGTGTGGACGTTCCGCGACGTCACCGAGCGGCATCAGGCCGAGGCGCACGGGCGCGCCCTCCAGTCGCAGCTGTTCGAACTCCAGAAAATGGAGTCGCTCGGCGTCCTCGCCGGCGGCGTGGCGCACGACTTCAACAACATCCTGACCGCGATCATCGGCCAGACGTCCCTCGCCCTCTCGCAGCTCGACCAGCCGCAGCAGGCCCAGCCGGCGCTCGCCGCCGTGCTGAAAGCGAGTGAGCGCGCCACGGATCTCGTGCGCCAGATCCTCGCCTTCTCGCGTCGGCAGGAACCGATCCGACAGGTCTTCGCGGTCACCGACATCGTCACCGACGCGCTGAAGCTCGCCGGTCCCACGCTTCCCGCCGGCATCCAGCTCTCCGTCGATCTCGCGCCCGACGTCCCCGACGTGCGCGTCGACGCCACGCAGATGCACCAGGTGCTGATGAACCTCGTCACGAACGCCAACCACGCGATGAAGGGCCAGGGGCAAATCCGCGTGACCGCGCGGCGCGCGACGGTGGCGGAGGATTCCGCGGTGGAGGTCCGGCCCGGTTGCTACGCGATCCTGTCGGTCGGCGACACGGGGCCGGGCATCGAACCGCGCCTGCAGCGCCGGATCTTCGAACCGTTTTTCACCACCAAGCCCGCCGGCCAGGGCACCGGCCTCGGCCTCGCGGTCGTGCACGGCATCGTCACGAGCTACGGCGGTCACGTCGAAGTGCGCAGCTCGCCGGGCGCGGGCGCGGAGTTCCTCCTCTACTTGCCGGCCGCGGATTGCGACGCGAAGGAACTCAAACCCGCGCCCGCGGGCGCGTTGCTGCTCGGCGCGGGGCAGACGATCCTCGTCGCGGAAGACGATCGGCAGGTCCGCGACCTCGTCGAGGCCGTGCTCGTGAAAATCGGCTACCATCCCGTGGTGTGCCCGTCCGCCGAGGCGGCGCTGCTGAAATTCTCCACCGCCCCCGGGACCTTTGCCGCGCTGCTGACGGATCTCTCGATGGGCGGCATGAGCGGCATCTCGCTCGCGCGCAAAGTGCGCCAGCAACGCCCGCGCCTGCCGGTCGTGCTCATGACCGGCTACCTGTCATTCGAGGAATTCGACGAGGAGCAGCCCGACAAGGATTTCGAGCTGCTCATGAAGCCGTGCTCGCCGCAATCGCTCAGCGTCGCGCTGGCCCGCGCGCTGCAGGCCGCGCCGTAGGATGAACGGGAATTCATTTCGCGTTCAAACGACGTTCATTTCATCCGGCTAGGTTTCCCGGGATGAAATCGCGTTTTCTTCTCCTCCTCGCCGTCGCCCTCGGTGCGAGCGGACTGACCGCCGCCGACCACGTCGTCCAATTCGACCCCGCCCAGTCCACCGTCGATGTCACCGTCAAGGCCACCGTCGACTCGTTCACCGGCAAACTCGCCGCCTACGATCTCACGGGGGCCGCCGACGACAGCGGACGCATCGTTTCCGCACGACTGGCGTTTCACTTTCGCGATGTGCTCACGGGAAAACCGAAACGCGACACCGCGATGCACGAATGGCAGCACACCGACCAGTTTCCCGACGCCCGCTTCGAACTCACCGCGCTCACCACGGCGTCCGACGGTTCGTCGCGCGCCAGCGGCAAACTCACGTTTCACGGCGTGACGCGCGAGCTGAGCTTTCCCGTCACCGTCGCGCACGCGGGCGCCACCTACGCCATCGATGGCGAAGCGCCGATCGACACGCGCGAATTCGGCCTGCCGATCATCCGCATGATGGGCCTGCTCAAAGTCGATCCCATCGTCCGGGTGCGCTTCCACTTCCAGGGCAAACTCGCATGACGCGCCGGAACGCCGCGTTCTCGTCCGGTGCGGAGCGCGCCCTGCGGGCGGCGCTGCATCGTCATCTCCCGACCTCGGCGGGCGACGAACGCGGGCTCCGCGAAGCGTTGCGGCAGGGCGCGGATCATCCGGGCAAACTCGTGCGCGGATGCGCGGTGCTCGTGGCGGCGCGCCACCACGGCTGGCCGCTCCGGCGCGCGGCGCAGCTCGCCGTCGCGATCGAGTATTTTCACACCGCTTCGCTGCTGCTCGACGACCTTCCCTGCATGGACGACGCGACGGTCCGCCGCGGCCGCACCTGCGTGCATCGTCTCCACGGCGAAGCCACCGCCATCCTTGCCGCGCTCGCGCTGATCAACCGCGCCTACGCGCTCGCGCACACCGCGCTGGCCGCCGAGCCCGCCGCGGTGCGCCGGCGCGCAAACGCGCTGCTCGACCGCGCGCTCGGCGTGAGCGGTCTCGTCGGCGGGCAAGCACTGGATCTGGCTTTCGCCGGCTCGACGCGCTCCGCCGCGATGGTCAGCCGAATTGCCGCGCGGAAAACCGGCGCGCTGTTCGCGCTCGCGGTGTTGCTGCCGGCCGAACTGGCGCGGCCCAATCGCCGCGAGCGCCGCGCGCTGAATGCGCTGTGCGTGTATTGGGGACAGGCCTATCAGATCGCCGACGATCTCGCCGACCTGTCCGTCGAGCGCGCCGCACCGGAAAAGACCCGCGGCCGCGACCGTCAACTCGCGCGCCCAAACCTCGGCCTCGCGCTCGGCGCCGAACGGGCTGCCGCGCGCCTGGTGCGGCTGGGCCATCAGGCGGAGCAGTCGTGGCACACGCTGGAGAAGCTCGGTCCGGCGCGTTGGAGCCATTTGAGAGAACTGAACGCGGCACTCCTGCAGCGGCACCGCTGCGGCGTGGACCTCGACTATCGCGCCGCTTGATCGACGGCTCGCACACGGGTGCGATGAACCGCCCCGACGAAGTCTCCTCGCCCGACCTCGCGCGCCTGGTCGCACGACACAGCTACGCATGGCTCGTGGCGGCCAATCTCGTCGGCGCCTGGCTGGCGCTCTCCTTGCTCTGGCCCGCCGCTGGTGACGCGCTGGCCCCGCTGACCTACGGGCGCTGGGTGCCGTTGCACCTCGACTGGCAGCTCTACGGCTGGTGTTCGCTGCCGATCGTCGGCGCGTTGCTGGCGTGGTGCGCCGCGCCCGCCGATGCGCGCACGCTGACGTCCGCGCGCGTTGCCCTCACCAGTTGGTCACTGGTTCTCGTTCTGGGCGGACTGACGTGGCTCGCCGGCGGCGTGAGCGGCAAACTGTTTCTCGACTGGGCGGGCAACGCCCGACCGCTCCTGCCGGCCGCCATGCTCGTGCTGTGGGGCGCGCTGGCGCGACTGACGGCCGGCGCGTGGAAAACTTTCCCGCCCGCCGGCCGGGCGCTCCGGGTGATCGTCTTGGCGGCGCTGCTGCCGGTTCCCGTGGTGCTGCATTGGTCGATGGGGCGCGAAGTCTATCCGGCCGTGAATCCCGACAGCGGCGGCGCGACCGGCGCGGCGTTGCTCGGATCGACGCTGGGTATCGTGACGATTTTTCTGCTGCTGCCGCACTTGCTCCGCGTCGTCCCGCGCGGTTCGCCGGCCCGGCGCACGGCAATCATGTTTGCGCTCGGTGCGAGCTGGCTCGTGTTCGCGATCATCGATCACGGCCACGTCTCGCACCACGCGTCGGTGCCCATCGCGGCGCTGGCCTTGCTGGTAATTTGGATTCCGTTGCTCGGCGTCCATTGGCGCGGATTCGAGTGGCCGACGGAAGCGCGCGCCTGGATGTGGGCGGCCCTCGCTTGGTGGACGCTGCTGATCGCGAGCGGCTGGGTGACGTTCCTACCCGGCGTTTCCGAGTCGCTGAAGTTCACGCACGGTCTCGTCGGCCACGCGCATCTCGCGATGGCGGGCGTCGTGACCAGCGTGAACGGGATGATCCTCGCCACGCTCACGCGGCGAACGGCGGATCGCCTCGCGTTCTGGCGCTGGCACGTCGGGTGCGGCGTCTACGTGGCCGCGATGGTCGTGCTCGGCGTGTTCGAGACGGAGCGCGCGGGCGAACTGTTCCGCAGCGCCGGCTGGACCCAGGCGCTCTTGTCTCTGCGTCTCGTCGGCGGACTGCTGATGCTCGACGCATCGGTGCGGTGGTGGCGCGACGCTGGGAAACCATGAGCGCGGCACGACTCCTGAAACCACACTCGTGGCGCGGGCGCATCGCTTTCGCGCTCGTCGGCGCGGCGTTGCTGGTCGCGCGCGACGCGGCGGCTGATGACTGGGTCGCGCGCGGGCGCGAGGTCTACATTCGCGAGGGCTGCATCCATTGCCATTCGCAATACGTCCGGCCGCACGCGCCGCTCGACATCGAGCGCTGGGGACCGGCGACGCCGCTCGAACAGCTCATGCAACAGCGTCCGCCGCTGCCCGGCAATCGCCGCCAGGGCCCCGACCTCGCGAATGTCGGCAATCGCCGCACCGCCGAGTGGAACCGGCTGCACCTGCAGGCTCCGCGCACGATCTCGCCGGGCTCGCGCATGCCGTCCTACGCGCACCTGTTCGCCGGCGGCAGCGACTCCGACGGCGAAGCGCTGGTCGCCTACCTCGCTTCGCTCGGCGCGGACACGATTCCCGAACGGCTGGCGCAACGCGCCGCGTGGCGGCCGACGGGCACGGACGCGATCGATCGCACGAAGGCGGCCGGGCTGTTCGCGCAACTGTGCGCGCATTGCCACGGCGAGACGGGCCGCGGCAACGGTCCGCTCGCCGCGCGACTCAGCGTGTGTCCGCCGGATTGGAGCGCCGGCACGTGGCGGCATCTCGCGCCTGGCGCCGATGTGGAACGGGAGCTCGCCCGCATCATCAAGTTCGGCCTGCCCGGTTCGCCGATGGCGGGACACGAGTATCTGCGCGACGAGGAGATTCTCGGGCTCGCTCGCATCGTGCGTTCGTGGCAGGAAAGCCGGCGCTGAGATGA
This portion of the Opitutia bacterium genome encodes:
- a CDS encoding response regulator, with the translated sequence MKILIADDLAQNRYMLEQLLTASGHRCVSVANGRDGLERLRAEGFDVVVSDILMPVMDGFQFCREVKSDTALRAVPFLFYTATYTGPADIEFGLQLGAAAYLIKPAEPEAILAALNNLAAPATTPPPPADPADYLAQYNARLVQKLESKMHELERANAELLRTNLALSEEVGRRRAAERSARAASALQHATLESTADGILAVDARGRIVAWNRSFAELWGLPATELPTTSFSSLVASLCAQAADPGACALAWRERASGGDSAGPETIWLADGRVFERLSRPLAGDDAGPGRVWTFRDVTERHQAEAHGRALQSQLFELQKMESLGVLAGGVAHDFNNILTAIIGQTSLALSQLDQPQQAQPALAAVLKASERATDLVRQILAFSRRQEPIRQVFAVTDIVTDALKLAGPTLPAGIQLSVDLAPDVPDVRVDATQMHQVLMNLVTNANHAMKGQGQIRVTARRATVAEDSAVEVRPGCYAILSVGDTGPGIEPRLQRRIFEPFFTTKPAGQGTGLGLAVVHGIVTSYGGHVEVRSSPGAGAEFLLYLPAADCDAKELKPAPAGALLLGAGQTILVAEDDRQVRDLVEAVLVKIGYHPVVCPSAEAALLKFSTAPGTFAALLTDLSMGGMSGISLARKVRQQRPRLPVVLMTGYLSFEEFDEEQPDKDFELLMKPCSPQSLSVALARALQAAP
- a CDS encoding GAF domain-containing protein, producing MTFAVQLLLMASFAAAGLVTYYFGRRAEEAHVSTIARQSLARASARLTGITSVAVSQHEVLTRTLQANDGQTPLPEVLNLLAPTFVARPTLAYVGIARAENGEYAMLERRSGGATLRHYLVRADGHREIHVYEPDAAGRMHFQRALSWNGYDPRTRPFYTEAVAAGRPVWTDSYVFRDNDNQPATLGATLAAPWRDASGRLVGVTDVDFDTHSLSVFMQELQRELPGRIFVIENRRDGTFRAVAHSDFVSRVDLRAEDFQREPAVPIVAEWLRRAGAAQRPPEGLLHFQLKGEDYVADVDRVRGDNAPPWFVAVVMPRAAVVADLEFQLRLSWITLGLLAVAAVFGVRLVTRSLASPLARLTGEVASLEPSLARDRPASEQGPEEIVRLARAFNDLAARVRTRQTELAAARETAEENAARLRRANRALRQIAQAIAGRDHTEVWRESVRACAEALDISRTAIWFREPGSRDLRLLAMWDSDAQKFIDNIVVDIEAHPEYWLALQRDGRVATNDAACDVRTARLHREWLKHLPHVALFDSAIRVQGEIVGVFSFHHLHPGRQWSNEDEVLVLGAADLVALELERSGRRAIEASEAARAQRLARQHRALSRAAFCPELRGGQLDGAFRELCLVSTEALDVVRASVWLVRPGENRLWLMNEHDIVRGGHSQGAQIELAQIAGYWSALATGRRVAAADALRDPRTAELVASRLQPRGVAALLDAGIFSRGELVGVVCFEHATATRVWEPEEEIFASAIADLAALALEASARQLAEDEMERSRRRLQLLIDGTPLAAIDWNRQLRIIGWNPAAERMFGRTRAEVLGLDGFWMVSEQDRARLSGAWRELLAGRAYFVTRFENRRADGETVICDWHNTLLRDVDGEVMGVTSLVEDVTDRVRAEEQIRQLNASLEARVAARTAELAAANDKLKELDRLKSEFLATMSHELRTPLNSIIGFTGILKEGMAGPVNDEQRKQLALVYGSARHLLSLINDLLDLSRIEAGRLQLEAKEFAAGAVLRECVESLAPMVRLKALECRVDDRAPGLVLRSDRKRFLQIVMNLANNAVKFTDRGSVVIEIERAGDNALLRVTDTGPGIDAEAQARLFRAFSQLDGSARRHHEGTGLGLYLCRKLAHLLGGEIGVESEVGRGSSFWVRLPLVAPFAGRTDNSIPPWS
- a CDS encoding polyprenyl synthetase family protein, which produces MTRRNAAFSSGAERALRAALHRHLPTSAGDERGLREALRQGADHPGKLVRGCAVLVAARHHGWPLRRAAQLAVAIEYFHTASLLLDDLPCMDDATVRRGRTCVHRLHGEATAILAALALINRAYALAHTALAAEPAAVRRRANALLDRALGVSGLVGGQALDLAFAGSTRSAAMVSRIAARKTGALFALAVLLPAELARPNRRERRALNALCVYWGQAYQIADDLADLSVERAAPEKTRGRDRQLARPNLGLALGAERAAARLVRLGHQAEQSWHTLEKLGPARWSHLRELNAALLQRHRCGVDLDYRAA
- a CDS encoding cbb3-type cytochrome c oxidase subunit II, with product MSAARLLKPHSWRGRIAFALVGAALLVARDAAADDWVARGREVYIREGCIHCHSQYVRPHAPLDIERWGPATPLEQLMQQRPPLPGNRRQGPDLANVGNRRTAEWNRLHLQAPRTISPGSRMPSYAHLFAGGSDSDGEALVAYLASLGADTIPERLAQRAAWRPTGTDAIDRTKAAGLFAQLCAHCHGETGRGNGPLAARLSVCPPDWSAGTWRHLAPGADVERELARIIKFGLPGSPMAGHEYLRDEEILGLARIVRSWQESRR
- a CDS encoding YceI family protein; amino-acid sequence: MKSRFLLLLAVALGASGLTAADHVVQFDPAQSTVDVTVKATVDSFTGKLAAYDLTGAADDSGRIVSARLAFHFRDVLTGKPKRDTAMHEWQHTDQFPDARFELTALTTASDGSSRASGKLTFHGVTRELSFPVTVAHAGATYAIDGEAPIDTREFGLPIIRMMGLLKVDPIVRVRFHFQGKLA
- a CDS encoding response regulator, encoding MKPRVLLVEDNPANVYLATFLLEQHGFLVDLARNGVECLARVRAGPPPAVVLMDLQMPIMDGYETARELLADPETARLPLVAVTAYAMAGDREKALAIGFRDYIEKPFDPLTFAARVATHLPSPA